One stretch of Bacteroidota bacterium DNA includes these proteins:
- the xerC gene encoding tyrosine recombinase XerC gives MQKLISAYLSYLEHERNFSQHTIVSYANDLAQYFSFLKNEFPELIEKHDGTDTGVIRAFLGILLDSGLSKKSIVRKLSTLRSFYKFLVRKKVLRQNPALNIITPKVEKKLPQFVDKESMEKVLALPDTEEFSGSRDSVMLELFYGSGIRRAELIGLNLEDIDERNQTIKVTGKGNKQRIIPFTLKAKKSIQHYLTFRKEIISQSASTESALLLNHHGKRLTPSTVNTLVSKYLSGVTEIQKKSPHVLRHSFATHLLDNGADIMAVKELLGHESLSTTQVYTHVTVERLKKIYRQAHPKATT, from the coding sequence ATGCAAAAACTGATCAGTGCATATCTTTCGTACCTTGAACACGAGAGAAATTTCTCACAGCATACCATTGTTTCGTATGCGAACGATCTTGCTCAATATTTCTCATTCCTTAAAAACGAATTCCCTGAATTGATCGAAAAACATGATGGCACCGATACCGGTGTCATTCGTGCTTTTCTTGGAATTCTCTTAGATTCGGGCCTCTCAAAAAAAAGTATTGTTCGCAAACTCTCTACGTTACGTTCGTTTTACAAATTCCTCGTTCGTAAAAAGGTACTGCGCCAAAACCCGGCATTAAACATCATCACTCCGAAAGTAGAAAAAAAACTGCCGCAATTTGTAGACAAAGAATCGATGGAGAAGGTTCTTGCTCTTCCGGACACGGAAGAATTTAGCGGTTCTCGCGATTCAGTGATGCTGGAATTATTTTACGGAAGCGGCATTCGTCGTGCGGAATTAATAGGATTGAATCTTGAAGATATTGATGAGCGAAACCAAACAATAAAAGTGACCGGAAAGGGGAATAAACAAAGAATCATCCCGTTCACCCTAAAAGCAAAAAAATCCATTCAACACTACCTTACCTTCCGAAAGGAGATTATCTCGCAATCAGCATCTACGGAATCTGCTCTGCTGTTGAATCATCACGGCAAACGATTAACACCGTCAACGGTGAATACATTGGTGAGTAAATATCTTTCCGGTGTCACCGAAATCCAAAAGAAAAGTCCTCACGTCTTGCGGCATTCTTTTGCAACACATTTGCTGGATAATGGCGCCGATATCATGGCGGTGAAAGAATTGTTGGGGCATGAGAGTCTTTCCACAACCCAAGTATACACACACGTGACGGTTGAACGGCTAAAGAAAATCTATCGACAGGCACACCCAAAAGCAACAACATGA
- the topA gene encoding type I DNA topoisomerase — protein MGKSLIIVESPSKAKTINKYLGKDYVVEASVGHIKNLPKSKLGVDVENNYASVYEIIAGKEEVVNKLKACANDAKNIYIATDPDREGEAIASDIAEELEDKNKNIYRVLFHEITPSGIAEGMDNPRKVDTNLVESQRARRAMDRLVGYKVSPFLWKTVYYGLSAGRVQSVALRIICEREEEIKKFVPEEYWTVSAEFKTDVSEPFIARLAKISGKDPVIGNELISNEHVQAIQKQQYKISDVQKKEVKRNPNPPFITSTLQQEAASRLRLSAKRTMMLAQKLYEGIDLGDDGTVGLITYMRTDSTRLSTEAVESVREYIYSNYGAEYLPKDKREYKKGKSSQDAHEAIRPTSIKFTPKYVKRHLDKDLYALYQLIWNRFVASQMSNATFEQLTVDITGGIYLFRSTGSVPIFRGFLQVYDDVMEEQGIDADEDPTSKIPANLVAGEKANLEKLLPKQHFTKPPARYTEASLVKKLEELGIGRPSTYAQIVSTILNRQYVDQQDRKLSATGLGIVVIKILMKCFPEIVNYKFTAQMEDELETIASGENNYIKVLDDFYKPFSHSLEHMNDEAGKIKKSLQQDAGEACDLCGKPMIIKWGRYGQFKACSGYPTCKNRKPLEDETEKYAHVTGLICKLCGGEMKVKGGPFGTFLGCSNYPTCKNTQAISTGVKCPKCADGEIVQSKTRKKRIFFRCSNATGDNKTCDFISWEMPVMQPCKSCGNTYLTKKSTKRKGDYLLCPSCKEEYYLDEQEAQAIAV, from the coding sequence ATGGGAAAATCGTTAATCATAGTAGAGTCACCTTCAAAAGCAAAAACAATCAACAAATATCTTGGAAAAGACTATGTTGTTGAAGCATCAGTCGGTCACATCAAAAATCTTCCGAAAAGCAAATTGGGAGTTGATGTGGAGAACAACTATGCATCGGTATATGAGATCATTGCCGGTAAAGAAGAAGTTGTCAACAAATTAAAAGCTTGTGCAAACGATGCAAAGAACATCTATATCGCGACTGACCCTGACCGTGAAGGAGAAGCCATTGCCTCCGATATTGCGGAAGAATTAGAAGACAAGAATAAAAATATTTATCGTGTGTTGTTTCACGAAATTACCCCGAGCGGTATTGCTGAAGGTATGGACAATCCGCGCAAGGTGGATACGAATCTAGTCGAATCACAGCGTGCTCGTCGCGCCATGGATCGACTGGTAGGATATAAGGTGAGCCCGTTCTTATGGAAGACAGTCTATTATGGATTGTCAGCAGGCCGTGTTCAATCTGTTGCGTTGAGAATTATTTGCGAACGGGAAGAAGAGATCAAGAAATTTGTTCCGGAAGAATATTGGACGGTGAGTGCAGAATTCAAAACGGATGTCTCTGAACCATTCATTGCCCGTCTGGCAAAAATTTCCGGAAAAGATCCTGTCATCGGAAATGAACTGATATCAAATGAGCATGTGCAGGCGATTCAGAAGCAGCAGTATAAGATTTCCGATGTCCAAAAGAAGGAAGTCAAAAGGAATCCGAATCCGCCGTTTATCACCAGTACGTTGCAGCAAGAAGCCGCCAGTCGTTTGCGCCTTTCAGCAAAACGGACAATGATGCTTGCACAAAAATTATATGAAGGTATCGATCTTGGAGATGATGGAACGGTCGGTCTAATCACGTATATGAGAACAGATTCCACGCGCTTAAGTACGGAAGCGGTTGAGAGTGTCAGGGAATACATCTACTCCAATTATGGCGCGGAATATTTGCCGAAGGACAAGCGCGAGTACAAAAAGGGAAAATCATCACAAGATGCGCACGAAGCCATCCGTCCAACGTCAATTAAATTTACACCCAAATATGTTAAAAGACATCTCGATAAAGATTTGTATGCGCTCTATCAATTGATTTGGAATCGCTTTGTCGCATCACAAATGAGCAATGCAACCTTTGAGCAGTTGACGGTGGACATTACCGGTGGTATATATTTATTCCGTTCCACAGGTTCTGTTCCCATCTTTCGCGGATTTTTACAAGTGTATGATGATGTTATGGAAGAGCAGGGTATCGATGCTGACGAAGATCCTACATCGAAGATACCAGCAAATCTTGTTGCCGGTGAAAAAGCAAACCTTGAAAAGCTTTTGCCCAAGCAACATTTTACCAAACCACCGGCTCGGTATACGGAAGCCAGTTTGGTCAAAAAACTTGAAGAACTTGGCATTGGTCGACCGAGTACATACGCTCAGATTGTTTCTACCATTCTCAATCGCCAATATGTTGATCAGCAAGATCGAAAACTGAGTGCAACCGGCCTCGGTATTGTTGTGATTAAGATATTAATGAAATGTTTTCCGGAGATCGTCAATTACAAATTCACGGCGCAAATGGAAGATGAACTGGAAACCATTGCCAGCGGCGAGAACAATTACATAAAAGTACTTGATGATTTCTACAAACCGTTCAGTCATTCACTCGAACATATGAATGATGAAGCGGGAAAGATCAAAAAATCACTTCAGCAGGATGCCGGTGAAGCATGTGATCTCTGCGGTAAACCGATGATCATCAAATGGGGTCGATACGGACAATTTAAAGCCTGTTCCGGGTATCCGACGTGTAAAAATCGCAAACCGTTGGAAGATGAGACGGAAAAATATGCTCACGTTACCGGATTGATCTGCAAATTATGCGGTGGCGAAATGAAAGTAAAAGGAGGGCCATTCGGTACCTTTCTTGGCTGCTCGAATTATCCAACATGTAAAAATACTCAGGCAATCAGCACCGGTGTCAAATGTCCGAAGTGCGCTGATGGTGAGATCGTGCAAAGTAAAACACGGAAGAAAAGAATCTTCTTTCGCTGTTCGAATGCAACCGGCGATAATAAAACATGCGATTTTATTTCATGGGAAATGCCGGTAATGCAGCCGTGTAAAAGCTGCGGCAATACATATCTGACCAAGAAGTCGACAAAACGAAAAGGCGATTATCTGCTCTGTCCGAGCTGCAAAGAAGAATATTATCTTGACGAGCAGGAAGCGCAGGCCATTGCTGTCTAG
- a CDS encoding DUF494 family protein: MQEKIVEILVYLIGELRNNIPINDIDLAVLSQKGYSTTEISTAFNWLYEKISDGENIITDTAPSSPHSHRVLHDVERAVINAEAYGYLIQLRELGLITEMDIEVIIDRIMMSGYAAIDLHEVKSMVAQLMAESDDSFNTGSRTMLGGKDTIN; this comes from the coding sequence ATGCAGGAAAAAATAGTTGAGATATTAGTCTACCTGATTGGTGAATTGAGAAACAATATTCCGATCAATGATATCGATCTGGCGGTTCTCTCTCAAAAAGGATATTCAACAACGGAGATTAGCACCGCATTTAATTGGCTTTACGAAAAGATCTCTGACGGTGAAAATATCATTACAGATACCGCCCCAAGTTCGCCCCATTCGCATCGTGTGCTGCATGATGTTGAACGAGCGGTGATTAATGCGGAGGCGTACGGTTATTTGATCCAATTGCGGGAATTAGGCTTGATCACAGAAATGGATATTGAAGTGATTATAGACCGGATCATGATGAGTGGATATGCTGCCATCGATCTTCACGAAGTAAAATCAATGGTTGCACAACTAATGGCCGAGAGTGATGATTCATTCAATACCGGAAGCAGAACGATGCTCGGCGGCAAAGATACAATCAATTAA
- the ybeY gene encoding rRNA maturation RNase YbeY, producing the protein MIAVSVFKEYTEISFSSAAIQRTAEYVCRSEGVKIAELSFVIVDDGTMRAMNKKFLNHNYITDVITFPLEQKGVNAEIYIDAQQAKRQAKEQAVTVKNEMMRLVVHGTLHAIGYRDTTKGSKKRMDSIQERYVSELNVKK; encoded by the coding sequence ATGATCGCAGTTTCGGTATTCAAGGAGTATACAGAAATATCTTTTTCTTCAGCAGCAATTCAACGGACAGCAGAATATGTGTGTCGAAGTGAAGGAGTGAAAATTGCGGAACTATCATTTGTTATAGTAGATGACGGTACCATGAGAGCAATGAACAAAAAATTTTTGAACCACAATTATATTACCGATGTCATTACATTTCCTTTGGAACAGAAGGGTGTGAATGCCGAGATCTACATCGATGCTCAGCAGGCAAAACGACAGGCGAAGGAGCAGGCAGTGACAGTGAAGAATGAAATGATGCGATTGGTGGTGCATGGTACTCTCCACGCCATCGGCTATCGTGACACAACGAAAGGGTCTAAGAAGAGGATGGATTCGATCCAGGAACGATATGTTTCAGAATTGAATGTGAAAAAGTGA
- a CDS encoding MBL fold metallo-hydrolase, protein MKLKFWGVRGSIPTPGKSTVKYGGNTPSLELRLDNNELIILDAGTGIRNLGDHLIANGESIKTYILITHPHWDHIQGFPFFKPAFISGNEITVIGTDREEIDLEHIIADQMKKIYFPIQLNELKANIHFRSIQEEEFKIFDARVRTLYVNHPGFTVAYRIDYKGKSLVYVSDNEPFDKQSATRMTNFEPVVLKKFLEQNGDPNQRIVDFAQGADIFIHDATYTPEEYVDKVGWGHSHYLFTLKLANDANVKHCVLFHHEPNRIDETVDKILEKCKYEVKQKKFTFECSAAYEGLELSW, encoded by the coding sequence ATGAAATTGAAGTTTTGGGGAGTGCGTGGTTCAATTCCGACGCCGGGAAAAAGTACGGTAAAGTATGGCGGTAATACGCCGTCGCTCGAACTTCGGTTGGATAACAATGAATTAATTATCCTTGATGCTGGCACCGGTATTCGAAATCTAGGCGACCATCTTATTGCGAACGGTGAGTCGATCAAAACGTACATTCTTATCACCCATCCACATTGGGATCATATTCAGGGATTTCCTTTCTTCAAACCGGCGTTTATCTCCGGCAATGAAATTACCGTTATCGGAACCGACAGGGAAGAAATCGATCTTGAGCATATTATTGCCGATCAAATGAAGAAGATTTATTTCCCCATTCAATTGAATGAGTTGAAAGCAAACATTCACTTTCGCAGTATTCAAGAAGAAGAGTTTAAAATTTTTGATGCACGTGTCAGAACATTGTATGTCAACCACCCCGGGTTTACCGTTGCCTATCGGATAGATTATAAAGGTAAGTCTCTTGTCTATGTAAGCGACAACGAACCGTTCGACAAACAATCAGCCACTCGAATGACCAATTTTGAACCGGTGGTGTTAAAAAAATTCCTAGAACAAAACGGCGATCCAAATCAGAGAATTGTTGATTTTGCTCAAGGTGCCGATATTTTCATACATGATGCGACATACACGCCGGAAGAATATGTCGATAAAGTTGGATGGGGACATTCACATTATCTCTTCACGTTGAAATTAGCAAACGATGCAAATGTAAAACATTGCGTTCTGTTTCATCACGAACCGAACCGGATCGACGAGACTGTTGATAAAATTCTGGAAAAATGCAAATATGAGGTAAAACAGAAGAAGTTCACATTTGAATGTTCCGCGGCATACGAAGGTCTCGAACTTTCGTGGTAA
- a CDS encoding gamma carbonic anhydrase family protein: MGIITYKGITPKIDPSVFIADGVHIIGDVVIGKDSSVWYNTVIRGDVNYIRIGERTNIQDNSVVHVTNKKFPTNIGSNVTIGHSAVIHACTINDYSLIGMGAVILDDANVGKYSLIAAGAVVTMGMKIPEGVLVAGVPAKIVRALTEDERKFLAQSAQNYVDYVATYR; encoded by the coding sequence ATGGGAATTATAACCTATAAAGGAATCACTCCAAAAATAGATCCATCTGTGTTTATTGCCGACGGAGTCCATATTATTGGTGATGTTGTAATAGGAAAAGATTCAAGCGTTTGGTATAATACGGTCATTCGGGGGGATGTCAACTATATCCGAATCGGGGAGCGGACCAATATTCAGGATAATAGCGTTGTTCATGTGACGAACAAGAAATTTCCAACGAATATCGGCTCCAATGTTACCATCGGTCACAGTGCTGTTATACATGCTTGCACAATTAACGATTATTCCTTAATTGGTATGGGTGCTGTGATTTTGGACGATGCAAACGTCGGGAAATATTCGTTAATTGCTGCCGGAGCCGTCGTTACAATGGGTATGAAAATACCGGAGGGAGTGTTGGTCGCCGGTGTGCCGGCAAAGATCGTTCGGGCACTGACAGAAGATGAACGAAAGTTTCTGGCCCAATCCGCCCAAAATTATGTCGATTACGTTGCGACTTATAGATAA
- a CDS encoding DUF3108 domain-containing protein → MALLFILIAPDTVYHSLEARPASTFSFEFQSDRNDFMIGEELQYNVSYSVFDIGLVKMQILDTATRNGVRVFKCKAYLDSYSGIPFVDLHQVFYSEMDMEAFSQFFVSHSTIKPQEMPYVKYVFEYRKSRLLYEFGTDPGGFVKRTGEEPIFEQQLDGLSLFYYARLNYRQQKKVSVPVLVNEKSYKTHFNFMNKVGSQEIDAVKYPIEIIEFDGTSDFTGVFGLTGYFKGFFSNDEAGIPIVAKMKVILGSVHIELIKWTRPGWVPPRAK, encoded by the coding sequence ATGGCACTGCTTTTTATTCTTATAGCACCGGATACAGTTTATCATTCGCTCGAAGCCAGACCTGCTTCCACGTTTTCCTTTGAATTCCAATCTGACAGAAATGATTTTATGATCGGAGAGGAATTGCAATACAATGTCAGCTATTCAGTTTTTGACATTGGCTTGGTGAAGATGCAGATACTCGATACTGCAACACGAAACGGCGTCAGAGTGTTTAAATGCAAAGCATATCTTGATTCTTACAGTGGAATTCCGTTTGTGGATCTTCATCAAGTCTTCTACAGTGAGATGGATATGGAAGCCTTTTCCCAATTTTTCGTTTCTCACTCTACTATCAAACCTCAAGAAATGCCTTATGTGAAATATGTTTTTGAATATCGAAAGAGTAGATTACTGTATGAGTTTGGAACTGATCCTGGTGGTTTTGTAAAACGTACGGGTGAAGAACCAATCTTTGAACAACAATTGGATGGTCTTTCACTCTTTTATTATGCTCGATTAAATTATCGGCAACAAAAAAAAGTCAGTGTCCCCGTTCTTGTCAATGAAAAATCGTATAAAACACACTTCAATTTCATGAATAAAGTCGGCAGCCAGGAAATTGATGCTGTTAAATATCCAATTGAGATAATAGAATTTGACGGAACATCGGACTTTACGGGAGTATTTGGGTTGACCGGTTACTTTAAAGGATTTTTCAGTAATGATGAAGCCGGCATTCCAATCGTCGCAAAAATGAAAGTGATTTTGGGAAGTGTGCATATTGAACTTATTAAATGGACTCGTCCGGGCTGGGTGCCCCCGCGAGCGAAATAA
- a CDS encoding S41 family peptidase translates to MKKRFSIPLIITVFFVAFVGGTQFNHLISGDNIYEQLSKFKDVLSLTEKYYVEDVDTQKLTEEAITGLLGELDPHSVYIKPQQMQQVTEDFQGRFEGIGVEFSIVNDTITVVQPIGGGPSASLGIMSNDKIVKIDGKSSIGFTTDQVRKNLKGPKGTKVSVSIVRSGSNELLEFEIVRDVIPLYSVDVSTMLNDNVGYVNVTRFAETTNKEMVAALQKLKSQGMKQLVLDLRSNPGGYLDQAVKMSDLFLEADPKGNPRKVVYTLSRRTEFNEEYFAYSNSEYEKMPLIILLSSGSASASEIVSGAVQDWDRGLIVGETSFGKGLVQKQFPLSDGSALRLTISRYYTPSGRLIQRSYQNKDKYQEEAFTREEQEGENIEHKESTADTARPKFKTAKGRVILGGGGITPDFIVKPGNITKYSVQLNRRNMFYEFITGYLSRNGDQIKNKYKSDLPSFNKNFVIDESLMSEFLGFTKEKKVDFVEEDFKKDKDYIQARLKAYIARNYWNNEGWYSVLLGIDNQVKKAITLFPEAEKFARLN, encoded by the coding sequence ATGAAGAAGCGTTTTTCAATTCCGTTGATCATAACGGTGTTTTTTGTGGCGTTTGTTGGGGGAACTCAGTTTAATCATTTGATCTCGGGTGATAATATTTATGAGCAGCTTTCGAAGTTTAAGGATGTTCTAAGCCTGACGGAAAAATATTATGTGGAAGACGTTGACACACAAAAGTTGACGGAAGAAGCAATCACCGGACTGCTCGGCGAATTGGATCCGCATTCTGTCTATATCAAACCGCAGCAAATGCAACAAGTGACGGAAGATTTTCAAGGCCGCTTTGAAGGTATCGGTGTAGAGTTTTCAATTGTGAACGACACTATTACCGTCGTTCAACCGATCGGCGGAGGACCAAGTGCCTCATTAGGAATTATGTCGAACGATAAGATCGTTAAGATAGATGGAAAAAGTTCGATCGGGTTTACTACTGACCAGGTAAGAAAAAATCTCAAGGGACCTAAAGGAACAAAAGTATCAGTGAGCATTGTACGTTCTGGTAGTAATGAGTTATTGGAATTCGAGATTGTCAGAGACGTTATTCCACTGTACAGCGTTGATGTTTCAACAATGTTGAATGACAATGTTGGATATGTGAATGTTACACGGTTTGCAGAAACTACAAACAAAGAAATGGTTGCTGCGTTACAAAAATTGAAGTCACAGGGAATGAAACAACTTGTGTTGGACCTTCGTTCGAATCCCGGCGGATATCTTGACCAAGCAGTAAAAATGTCTGATCTCTTCCTGGAAGCGGATCCGAAAGGAAACCCGCGGAAAGTGGTCTATACCCTCAGCCGTCGCACAGAATTTAATGAAGAATATTTTGCTTACAGCAACAGCGAATACGAAAAAATGCCGTTGATCATATTGCTCTCCAGCGGTTCGGCGTCTGCCAGTGAAATTGTCTCCGGTGCAGTTCAGGATTGGGACAGAGGCCTTATCGTCGGCGAAACAAGCTTTGGAAAAGGCCTTGTGCAAAAACAATTCCCGTTGTCCGATGGTTCGGCTCTTCGTTTAACAATTTCACGATATTACACACCAAGCGGACGGTTGATTCAGCGTTCGTATCAAAATAAAGACAAATACCAGGAAGAAGCTTTTACGCGTGAGGAGCAGGAAGGTGAAAATATTGAACACAAAGAAAGTACGGCAGATACAGCGAGACCAAAATTTAAAACAGCAAAAGGAAGAGTGATTCTTGGCGGCGGCGGTATCACTCCGGACTTCATCGTGAAACCGGGAAACATTACAAAATATTCCGTTCAACTGAATCGTCGAAATATGTTTTATGAATTCATTACCGGATATTTGTCGCGAAATGGCGACCAGATCAAAAATAAATATAAATCAGATCTGCCATCGTTCAATAAGAACTTTGTGATTGATGAATCGTTGATGAGTGAATTTCTTGGGTTCACCAAAGAAAAGAAAGTGGATTTTGTGGAAGAGGATTTCAAAAAAGATAAAGATTATATCCAAGCTCGATTAAAAGCATACATTGCTCGAAATTACTGGAATAATGAGGGTTGGTATTCTGTTCTCTTGGGTATCGACAATCAGGTAAAGAAAGCAATTACGTTATTCCCCGAAGCCGAAAAATTTGCACGCTTAAATTAG
- a CDS encoding TonB-dependent receptor, whose product MRILLVVLLILFCTAKVTAGTTGIIEGKVSDKGTKESIVSATVQVLGTTLGTVSNYEGYYVIRNIRAGVYDVKFTLLGYKTVIMKNVAINADMRTRLDVALDQSSVELGTVEIISQKPLIQKDQPSTAFSISEVKLEKLPVTTFQEVLSLQPGVTLEGNVRGGKTNEVIYLIDGIPVQDFVGGGLGTELPKSAIGGMTIYTGGFEAEYGNAMSAVINVITKGGENVHRLGFRFEKDNWVPSKWNKQTDQHNELEVSASGPLISSELFYLSALTLRASNSRWWQDMNNYFGSPNNKELSGMSKLEYVASPSIRLTAQGIYSYRNWRDYEYSWRYNLDGLPERTKLSIRGVVSMSHTLSENSAYTLSFTHFYLQNRFGEPSKLDIEINPYQYDLFLRYVTKGTKNWWANVQQLMQIAKGDFSSQLDDAQFFKIGFEMNFYDIFYDLVKFEPQRTYFGKPIENAPLLNYSNLYEYFPRSGSVYIQDKIRFALDGSILSLGLRWDFLDPRAERPVVEYIPSSNNEFKQKVVGYKRTSLKQQFSPRIAFAAPMGPNSMFFMNFGYYFQYPLFEYLYTGINPPQIQSGARSVLSGNPDLNPEKTIAWEIGYKHAVTDHYVGSVTYFKKNVKNQIDSKTLIPFDSKAGGDYGFAQYVNNAEADAQGIEFILSRERDEFLSGSISYTYMITEGTSEVANQSINLAQWGFPIRATSFPLSWDQRHSIKVDLETKLPYDIALNGILWFNSPKPYTLFPTRDGFSPIDSSKDFVPNNSRMKNVLFSNIKITREFTFDNLQDITLVLYIDARNVLNTKNVKWVDSNGRIGGELSDPSAYYELRRVKAGCSIIF is encoded by the coding sequence ATGAGAATTCTTTTGGTGGTACTATTAATATTATTTTGCACTGCAAAGGTTACGGCCGGAACGACCGGTATTATTGAAGGGAAAGTTAGTGATAAAGGAACAAAAGAGTCGATCGTTTCTGCTACCGTGCAGGTATTAGGCACAACGCTCGGAACGGTCTCAAATTATGAAGGATATTATGTCATTAGAAACATACGAGCCGGGGTGTATGATGTTAAATTCACACTTCTTGGATATAAAACTGTCATCATGAAAAATGTTGCTATAAATGCCGACATGCGCACACGGCTCGATGTCGCCTTAGATCAATCCTCGGTGGAATTAGGAACGGTTGAAATTATTTCGCAAAAGCCTCTTATTCAAAAGGACCAACCATCAACAGCATTTTCCATCAGCGAAGTAAAATTAGAAAAACTTCCGGTCACGACTTTCCAGGAAGTGTTATCACTGCAGCCCGGAGTAACATTGGAAGGAAATGTCCGGGGTGGTAAAACCAATGAGGTGATTTATCTTATCGATGGAATTCCCGTACAGGATTTTGTGGGAGGCGGTTTAGGCACGGAACTTCCAAAAAGTGCGATTGGTGGTATGACGATTTACACCGGAGGATTTGAGGCAGAATATGGAAATGCGATGTCCGCGGTGATTAATGTCATTACTAAGGGGGGCGAAAATGTTCATCGGCTTGGATTCAGATTTGAAAAGGATAATTGGGTTCCGTCAAAATGGAATAAACAGACTGATCAGCATAATGAACTGGAAGTAAGTGCTAGCGGACCGTTGATTTCCAGTGAATTGTTTTATCTTAGTGCACTCACATTACGAGCATCTAATTCACGATGGTGGCAGGATATGAATAATTATTTCGGCTCACCAAATAACAAAGAGCTGAGCGGAATGTCAAAATTGGAATATGTTGCGTCACCATCCATTCGTCTGACAGCACAGGGAATCTATTCATATCGCAATTGGAGAGACTATGAGTACAGCTGGCGGTATAATCTGGACGGACTTCCCGAACGGACAAAACTGTCAATCCGTGGTGTCGTCTCCATGTCGCACACATTATCGGAGAATTCAGCCTATACGCTTAGTTTTACACACTTCTATCTTCAAAATCGATTCGGTGAGCCGTCAAAATTGGATATCGAAATCAATCCATATCAATATGACTTATTCTTGCGGTACGTTACAAAAGGAACGAAGAACTGGTGGGCAAATGTTCAACAGTTGATGCAGATTGCAAAAGGGGATTTCTCTTCTCAATTGGATGACGCGCAGTTTTTCAAAATAGGATTTGAAATGAATTTCTACGACATTTTTTATGATCTTGTAAAATTTGAACCGCAGAGAACATATTTTGGCAAACCGATTGAAAATGCGCCGCTCCTAAATTATAGCAATCTCTACGAATATTTCCCTCGCTCAGGCAGCGTTTATATTCAGGATAAGATCCGTTTTGCACTTGATGGCTCCATTCTTAGTTTGGGTCTGCGGTGGGATTTTCTCGATCCCCGTGCGGAACGACCTGTGGTAGAATATATTCCCAGCAGCAATAATGAGTTTAAACAAAAGGTTGTCGGGTATAAAAGAACATCGCTCAAACAACAATTCAGTCCTCGTATTGCCTTCGCCGCACCGATGGGACCGAACAGCATGTTCTTTATGAACTTTGGATATTATTTTCAATATCCATTGTTTGAATATCTCTATACAGGAATCAATCCTCCCCAGATTCAAAGCGGTGCCAGAAGTGTGCTGTCGGGAAATCCAGACCTCAATCCGGAAAAAACTATTGCATGGGAAATTGGATATAAGCATGCCGTAACGGACCATTATGTTGGTTCGGTAACATATTTCAAAAAGAATGTAAAAAATCAAATCGATTCGAAAACACTTATCCCGTTTGACAGCAAAGCAGGAGGGGATTATGGTTTTGCGCAGTATGTGAACAACGCAGAAGCCGATGCGCAAGGAATCGAATTTATTCTCAGCCGGGAACGGGACGAATTTCTTTCTGGAAGTATCTCCTATACGTATATGATAACGGAGGGGACGAGTGAAGTGGCAAACCAATCCATCAATCTTGCGCAGTGGGGTTTCCCAATTCGGGCAACATCATTTCCCCTCAGTTGGGATCAACGACATTCAATTAAGGTCGATCTGGAAACCAAACTTCCGTACGATATTGCTTTAAACGGGATCCTCTGGTTCAATTCTCCTAAACCATATACATTATTCCCGACACGTGATGGTTTTTCTCCAATCGATTCATCAAAGGATTTTGTGCCCAACAATTCCCGAATGAAAAATGTTTTATTCTCTAACATCAAGATAACCCGTGAATTTACATTTGACAATCTTCAAGATATTACACTGGTCTTGTATATAGACGCAAGAAATGTGCTGAATACGAAGAATGTAAAATGGGTTGACTCTAACGGAAGAATTGGCGGCGAACTTTCGGATCCGAGTGCGTATTATGAATTGCGCAGGGTCAAAGCGGGATGTTCTATAATATTCTAA